The Juglans regia cultivar Chandler chromosome 10, Walnut 2.0, whole genome shotgun sequence genome includes the window CCTTTCACTCTCCACACAGTTAATATAATTCACCTTCCTTCTTTGATTTGCACGTTGATGGAAATACTTTGAGATACAATCTCTATATTGTAACCATTGCCGTTTGGCCCTTTGTTTCCATTCTAACTCTTCCCTTTCCAACACATATGCAatgtcttgtttattttttatgatatcatCCACTACAAGAGCATCACGAAGATCTTGATATTGGGATAGAAGAGCTATTTTTGCTTGAGTTTCCTTCTTCACTGCAGTAGCAGTATCAATGTTCCATCTTTTCAAGAGTGTTCGACGTCTTCCCAAATTTTGTTGCACCTATTGAGCATGATCTGTAGATAACTTATCAGAAAACCAAATACTCTCAACAGTCCTACCCCAGTCAGATGTTAAAGTCCAACTGGCTTCAAATCTAAATGGTTTAGGTTTGCGAACAACCTTATCCATCTTTACCAAATGCATCAACAAATGATCAAAATTTCTGGTTGGTAATACTACTACTTACATATTTGAATATATGTCAATCCAGTCCTTATTAGCAATCACTCTATCCAACCTTTCTTTAGTAAAGTTGACATCCTTCCTATTATTACACCATGTGTACCTTGGACCTCTATAGTCAAGACTACTTCGATCACAATCATTTAGGGCCTCGTGAAACATGTCCATTTGAGATGGAGATCTCCAAGCTATTCCAAACTTTTCACTTTGACAaagtatttcattaaaatcaccaaagaATAAGCATAGAAGAGGATGGAAGTACTTCAACAATTTCAATAAAGTCCAACCCTCATACAGCTCACAAACATCAAGAAAACCATAAAAACAAGTAAGTTTCCAACTAAAACCAATACTAGAATTAGATACTTAAGCATTGATATGATGCAATGAATAGTTATGAAATTTCAAAACTATCTCAGCCTTCCAATACAATGCTAGACCTCCTCTACTGCCAACATTATCCTTTATAAAAACATTATGTAAGCCAAACTTGCTCAGCAAATGTACCATCATATTCCTCTTAGACTTAGTTTCCATAAGAAATAGAATATCAGGATTATTATCCAACACCAATTGGTGAAAATCAAGAACAATGCGAGGGTTTTTGAGCCCTCGGCAATTCCAACTTAGGATATTCATAATGCTCGGCAGGGCTGGCATCCAACCTCTACCGATTCATCCactggaaaaaaatttctcGGTTTACCAACCCGAATACTAACCCCAGATTTCTTCAACAAACTAGTTTCAACTCTCCTTGCTTTTCTCTTCTAAATAGGTTCCTCGGATCTCTAAGGATTATTAATCAATCTTGCCCTCCTTTTCCAAGATCTTGTATGCTTCTCAAAGCTTCTCAAATATACAATTGAGTGCCACCTTACAAACTGTGGAGAGCTCATGTGTCTGTTGTCCATCTTGAGGCAGCTGCAATGGAAAATCCCTTACACAATccataaacatatattaatcaGCAAGTGCTCTTCTGTAACCATTACAGACTTATCAGGGAGACATACAAACCCAATCAGATCCACTTGTAACCCTCCTATCACTTTGTCATTCTTGATTCCAGATGATGAGCCACACGATATTGGTTTACATGATAATTGATTTTCCACATCAATAATTGTTGTAGCAATTAGtccattattcaaattttgaaccCTCATAGGTAATTGTTCTTAACCTTGAGCAGATTGTAAATTGTCATAGAAATTCGCACTACTACCATCAATAGTATCACCAaccatcttcttcctcctctctatCAACTCCTCCAACAACCCTGACGATCGAATAGAAAAATTACCAACATTCTTCAAGGTAGATGTTTGTGATACACAAAGCCACACACCATATTGCTTGCGATGTTCTGGATTAGTGGAATTGGAACTCAACACATCAACACAACAAAAACTACCATGTTGGATGACACCACAAGAAAATAGAATTTTGGAAGCCTCTCATATTTACAAGTGACCCATGTATTTTTCTCATTGAATTTAACCATTAAGCCCCGAAAAAATGGTTTGGTCAGATCAATCAACACTTTGACACCTAAATAATTACACCAGCCAATGTCATTGGTATCCACATCAACCATTTCAAGAGAGCCAAAAACCAAACTCACTTTTTCCCCTACCATTTGATTCATACCACCCAGAGGAAGTTTGTGAAGTTGAACCTAAAAAGATTTCTTATCAAACAACATCTCTTGGATATGTGTATAACCATCAAAATCTTTAAGGATAACTAGATTCATGTCAAACATCTATGGACACCCCTGCTTAATTTTCAGTAACTCATGCATAGACTGAAATTCAATAACAAAAATGTTGGCACACCCACATCCGAAATACATATACTCCTAGCCACCTTCCATATCTTCAGCATAATGTTACAGAATGCATCAATGCTTAATGGTTTATCAGCAACCACTTTACTCAACAGCCAACATTTACCACACAAGATAGTTGCTTCAATATCACCCACTTCAATCTCCactctagttttttctttttcagtcaAAGATAAATTACAACATAAATCCGACAGATCATTCGCCATGTTGAATCTCACGACTATCACTCCACTGGTTTCCACCAAGGAGATTACTTGCTTGCGGCAAACTTTCCTCTCAAATTAGACACCCAAGAGAGAGACTTTCAAACTCTTTCCATAAAGTTTGCTTTTCTTTAATTGGAGAAGGAAAGTGatagaaacaaaattattttacaagtaATCTTATATACGAGTAAGTTAGTAACACCGTATATACTACACATCAATCTCACTATATAAATGTATCACTTTCCATCACTCTCAAGTCATTGATtacattaaacaaaaatcaaagattgATGGACAATATCACTTTATCGTAGTTGAATAATATCGCAATGAAAATATTgtatgtagcattttccttcataaaatattattcatttaaaatagagttaaaaaaaaatggtagtatCTCCTTTATTACCCGTCCGAGAATTATgttctttcacataaaaaattaatcataccTAGTTATAGATACATGtcaattgaaatatattatgtgaCTAAGTatgaattgtttttatttttacaactctatattactttttttttaatttttaatttgttaaagagtatttgtttaaaaaagaattatttgccaaataatttaattttaaatttctcttgcaaatcaaatattttcatatcaatTACATGAATGCATCATCTACGTCgatttacaaataaaagaaCTCAAATGAgcccctttttattttctctctccatgCGATTTGCTCtcaataaaaaaccaaaacatcacgCCTTCTCCACCCAGAGGGGGGgtggagcttcggctcctccctccctcctcccatCTGGCTATTCCCATCTGGCTAGTCCAAAAACTGTCCGGCccatttttttcgatttttattttgttttccatcCATAGCAAGGAGAAGCATTGATCTAAGTTTTCCGACCCTTTACGACCGCCACACGCCCTACCGCAGGACTCCCCAGTTGTCGATCCTTCAAACGGCGAAGCAGATGTCGAACGGAGCGGCATGTGCATCACACATGTGGCTCAAATCAGGTGTGAGATCCACACGAGGCACTTTCTGGACCAGCGACCTCTGATCCTTCAGATCCAACCAACTTCTACCCTCTTAGAGTGGCACAtggcctccacgcaccaccACAATCATTGATGGTCAGTCATCTGCCGGCGATTCGACGCATTTCTTGTTTGTTATCTTATTATGTCTTCGCTTCTCTTAACCAAGAATTGTGGAAAATGGGTAGTTGAAGTCTCATGCAACCAGTCCAAACCAACAAATCGCAACGCAAATCACTTCAATGTGACTTCCATTCGTAGTACAGTCTGTTTTTTAAATTGTATCAAACTCATTTCAAGCAACTTCCCCCTATGGGAAATGAGTGAGGGTCCAAATCACTTCAAGTCATTGGCccttatctctctttttttttattgtatttcctAGTTTGAGATAATGTTGAGACCTTCCACTCTATTGACTATTGTATCATATAACTGttaaatatatctataatatacttgtttaaaaaaaaaaaaagggagggcTAAAGGTGGTGTGGTGTACCTGTGGTATTCACCGTTCAGTAGAGTACTGAGAATTCAAAGATATGCCCAAAACCACATTGCTCGCTGAGACTGATTCGGGCATGAATTAaacatgagaaaataaaataaataaattggcCACAATCCTCTTTTCACTGTCTGTTTTCTATTGATTTCAACAAATATCAGGATAAGGCTGTCCGGATGGAGATGGGACTCAACACCACCTGATGAAACGGCCTTCCATTGTACAGTATTCCatagtgaaataataataaaagagcaCAGacttggttttaaaaaaaaaaaaaagtcaaaaaatgtTCATTTGGTCTGCCCATGACTCCATGTAATACAGCATTGGCTAAATCGCACAAAAATAGTTCAGTCCAGTGATTTCAGTCTATATCCATACCCAAAATAATATCTAGGATATCAGAGCGATATGCCCAGCAACAGCGACACAAAATCCTTCAATCTTAAGCAAAACCTTCAACAAAAAAACGAGGTAACGTTAGCTAGTTGGCCATATCACTCATTCCCcgcctcttccttctctctggACTTCCCCTCGTCTGCAATTTGAAATCCTTCAATCTTACTCGAAACCTCTTCTGCAGTTACCTTCACCTTTCCACTTGATCCATTTGCCGTGAATGCCTCGGTGTCATCATGAGTCAAAGGGCCAGTCTGCCATATTCTGATGGTTCCATCTTCAGATCCAGAGGCATATGATTCCCCTCCTGGTGAGAAACGCACACAATGTACAGGACCATGGTGACCCTTATTGCAGGCTGCATCCATATAAAATAAGTCACTATAGCATACATAGAAACTCAACAAAAGATTCATAGATCATTACGGCATCACAAAGGACAAGCATTAAATCCATATAACTCCAACATTTTTTCCTggtcaaatatttttaaatagatacaaATCAAGTTGCAGAACATACCAATCTCTTCACCagtatgaaaatcaaatacatgaATCCACATATCTTCTCCTCCGGCAATAAACTTATTCCCATACTTTGGCTCCAAGGAAGCTGACTCTACCGTGCAGGGCATGTTGTAGCTCTTCACTAACCCAAAGCTGGAATACAGATAAAAGGATCATAAGCCAAACAATCGGAATCGATGCAAAGGAAACAGACTAATCTGCCTTGAACTTACTAGTTTGCATCCCAGAACTTGACAGTAGACCCATCAGCAGTGGTGATATAACGACCATCTTGGCTCACTTCAGCACTAGTCACAGAAGACTTAGTCTCAAGAGTTTGGACAATGTTACCACTTCTTACGTCCCACAATCTGTTGTACATTCACTAAAAACTTGAGTAAAACTTTGGCAAGAAACAGTAACTTCAACAAATAATATACAAACGAAGGTAGCTTCAATGATATGGGAACATACCTAACACCCCCCATATCAGTACAAGAACTTAATATTGTCTGATCACTATGGAGCCATGCAACTGTCCTGACTGAACCAGGAGACTTATCCACTTCTCTTGGAGCTGCATCTGGACGGTTTAAATCATATATCCGGAGACTTTTCTCCACTCCCCCAGTAAGTAAAAGGTGTGTGTCCTGCTCTCAGATTGGAAAACAGTGAGTGAGATTTGCAGAAATGCACAACGAAATTTATTTTGCCTTAATTTTCAGTGTCCATAGAACCATCCCTAATTTGAACAACAGCCCACATAAAATGGCAACAACGAATGATTCTAACAAGAATGACAATAAGTATGGTGCAAATACATAACTTGAAACTGATTATTTTGGTTAAAACATCCAGaagtgttataaaaaaaaaaaaaaaaagtgttgatCGCAACAAGTTAGCACATAAAGTTCACACCATATTTGTCAAAAAGTATTAACTGCAGCTCCTAAACATCCCATCTACCCCCAAAAAATAAGGTGGGAGTAGTCATCGACTTGAGAAGCTACAGTAGGATTTTTTGTAGGGAGGTATGGAAAAGGAGCCTAAGTTCAATTTGGTGAAGTGGAACTGGGTGTGTTTGCAGGTAGTAAAAGGTGAGTTGGGAGTGAGGAACCTAATCCTCTTCAATTGAGCTCTTttgggaaaatggttatggCACTATGCCCTATCAAAGGGAGAGCCATTGGAGGGTGCTAGGGGACATGAAATATGGAAGAGTTAAAGGATGATGGTGTTCCCAAGAGGTAAATGGTTCTTTTGATGTTGGTCTTTCGAAAAATATCAAAAAGGGTTGTGGGCAATTCTCCCTTTGCAATGGATTTGTGATGGGTCACCGGTCCAGGATTCACCTTTGGCATCATATTTGGTATGGTGACCAATCTTTAAATGCTTATGTGGTGGATCATTATCTTTTCATGCATGACTCTGCTCAGTGACgtgttaattttgttagaaATACCAATGACTGGGAGGTGGATCTCTTTAGATTGTTCTTTGACTGGCTGTATTCAAGTATTGTGATGCATATCAGTGAAGATAAATGGTTTAGGCCCATCCagaaccggtgcgtaatcggttttggaaaatacaaaaccgatacataccgattcggtcctaaattttgtccaaaaccggaccggaccggttacacccctactcctTGTGCtgcgagatttttttttttggcacaaGGCGTCTAGAAACAAAGTTTCGCCTAATCCCAAGGGTGCACAGtcccttggcaaggagttttTCACAACTGCACCGggattacaattaaaaaattggtTAAACTTCATGTTAgctattaaaaatgtttatctCAACAACTCACTTGTAATAAAACTAACTTTCCTCACTTGTAAAAATTGGATGTACATttcatatgcatgtatgtttgTGTCAATCAACTGAAGGAAGAATATATCTACGTTTTTTTATTAAGCATATATCTACTTCTTTTACAAATAAAGCATAAATCTAATTACATACACAAGTGTCAAGAGCAACCTAGAAtaacaaaataagaataataataacaagaaTAGTAATAGTAACAATAATAAGagtaacaatataaatatagtgATAGAAATCAAGCCAAATCTACCTCTGAAAATGTGCAGGCTCGAACAATGTGCTTGTGTTCAAATGAGTGCAACTCATCTCCTGTTAATGCATCCCACACTTTGCTGCAAACGAAATTGAGGCACATAATAGGTCAGCTTTTAATCAATAAACAATACTTAATCAGAAGGTGAATTTCATTCCAGCTTTTATCATATTAACAAATACATTATGGCCCTAACATGTTGAATATAACTAACTGAACAAAACCCCACTCAACTACCTATCACTGTCTTTTGTGCTATGAGGCAAAATAATCCATCAAGTACAAATTAACAAACTTCTCACTGTTTCAACTTTTACATTAGTAAATAAAGACTAGAAATGCATTGCCAAAATGGCACAAAATAGAGTGGAAAacatttagaaaattataataaaaaacgATTGCATTGATATAAACAGTATGGAATAGTTTCCTGGCTAATTTAAACAAGTAGAAAGTTCCCAGGCTTCACAGCAGTTCCAAAGACATTTCTCAATCAAGCATAATTTTCCAAATGATCTCAAACCCATGCAAAGGATACAGTATTTTCAATTGCATTACATAACAAACataatgaagggaaaaaaagagtTAATTATGTACGCAGTGAAGTCTGCAGAACCAGTGGCGGCCCGTAAAGCATTGGTATCCAGGCAGCAACTCCACACTGCACCCTTATGTCCTTCAAATGTCCCAATCCAATCTCCAGTCTCTCCATTTCTAAGCATGGGATTAGAATCTGCACCACACAAGTCAAACTCCGATATCAGCTccattccataaaaaaaaaaaaaaaaaatattacatcgCAAGGAGCATTTGTATATGTTCACCAGTGTGCTAGTGCCATAGTTTCATGGCCTACCCGTGtaaataacaaattttaaaggataagtttttatttttttggggtgagGGTGTTAAGCGAGTATTCAATAATTTGATTAGGGGCTCAtttggatatttagaatatctcaaaattctataaattgtttgtgaatagtagtgaaatgatatgaataatagtgaaatgatttgagttaagatattttattggttttgggaaatgagagaaaaagttatattataaagtaaaaaaattgtttgaatactatttttttttttaaataaaaaattagtacaattttttgtgttttgtttggaaatttggaaaagttatattgagttttgtatttgattagatgaaaaagctGAAGATTTGAAATCGAaaaatgttttgtgtttgaatatgtttaggaaaaaattattataaattagagaatatctgaaaatatctaAGGATCCAGATTCCAAACAAGTCCGAAGTCGAGAAAgccaatttccttttttttgggATAAGAAAGAAACCCAATTTCTTACTTCTTAACGGGTAAATCAGCTAGCCAGAACAAGCTGATCAATAACAATTTTGATAAGTTAATAGCAATTACCCAGTTCCTTATCAAATCTAAACACCATCTAGCGGCAACCAGTAATGTAGCGCTAACACAATAACATCagaaaaaaatcaataagaATGCGTACCTTTGCTGGCGCTGACGAGGAAGAAACCATCGGGAGTGACCGGACTGTAAAACAGATCCACGACAGGCCGAGAATGGCCGTGGCACACCAGTGGGACAGCCACCCTTTTCTTATCCATCATACAAAGCCCGCCAAAATCTAATAACCTAAATAATAAGTCTTTTTTTGTGATCTGCAATAAAGGAATTCGACCAAAacaaccctaaccctaaaaaTTTACACAGAACCGAATCCCGGAAATTTGATTAGCGATTAGTGAGACAAGGTTTTTAATATGAAGATCAAGGTTGAAAGCAGTACATTGAGCAAGattaatgcatgaaaatggcGGTATTTAAACAAAGGTGGGAAAACGCTGGTTTCTTGGAAACGAAAGGCGGGGGGGTGAGCTACGCTTGAATCACACCTCCTAACCCTCTATAATGGTTCTGAGAGAAACAAAtcgaaagaaaaaattacagagaaaattaaaattaaaattaaaaaattgaaaatctaaaatGCTAGAGAACAAAGAGTGAATGACGGGCTAGGCGCAAAGAGGCCAAGCAGTCTATCTGGTTTTATACAGAGGCCGTCTGACTTCTTGGATTTTccgttttttattattatttttttcttcctcagaACTCTGAAGTTCAGAAGTTACACAGACCACGCTATTAATAACGCGTCACGCCATAAATTGAGTAATAGCATTGACATAATTTTGAGAGTTAATTGCAACTACTTATCATACCATTGACATAGCATTGAGTGGGGCTAGCATCGCGTAATAGAATAGTAATCTcttttcatcattatttttttaaaatttttatataaaatataataaataatttaattttttaaaattttaaaacaataataatattataataatattttatttaactcatctaaaacaatttcatctcatctcatctcatctcatctcatctcactatccaaacggataTTAAGTTTTTTCCTAAGAACACTCCCAGTGACTcttgtaaaatacatttttctttaaaatataaagaaatgttctcaaaagagaacttcattggaTCTTGTATTTTAAAGACACTTTACATTTCGATACAGTGATCCCGCTACATGTGGATGAGCCTATTCATGATTGTAAacgttttaaattaatttatctttcCTCCTCGTActgatttttctcatttctttaaatttccTTTATTCTCATTTCaggccctctctctttctcattttcatgCTTTCTTCATTGCTTGGAGCCAAAGACAGAACCAGAGTCTTCCATCTTCCTCGACTTCACTCATTAACTCCATCACCGATCATCCATTGTCTTCTGCTTCAAGCTCTACTCTCATTGCTGAGGTAaacattagaattttttttttcctttagcgTATACCAATTCACGGAATATATGGATGAAATACGATAGCTTTcttgaaatctctctctctttgtctctcactctctccaaaaCGTATGAAAAcacaaattttttcttctcagaATATGAGTCTAGGAGTTTGTGTGGGTACATGTGTATACCGATTCACGGAATATATGGATGAAATACATTGGCTTTCttggaatctctctctctatctttgtctctcactctctccaaaaTGCATTAAAGcacaaattttttcttctcagaATATGGGTCTATGAGTTTTCGTGGGTACATGATTGTGGAATTTTACAGCATATATTGCACAGCATTCTACTCCTACTACTGCTACAACTCGTGTAGATAGAACAGAGGCTACAGGTCGTCTACCTTTAACTACCTGTCATGTGCATCCTGAAGATCTAAAAGACACTTCTGTTCCTACATGTTGTTTATCTGCTCTGGATGATATGCACAGAGATGCACCAAATtgattctttttattctttcactttctatttttgtcttATTTGTTGAGATGTACAAAGGCTATTGGTTCTGAAATTTTATTGTTAGTAGTGGAATAGATGATTCGTTTATTGTTGTCTGCAGGCAGCTGGTCTTGTAGCTGTATATATTTTGGTTTCCTTTGTACAAACAAGTGAcactttttgaattcaaacaaaTACAGAGAAAACTTCTTCTCTTTGattgcttttcttttcatttctgttATGGTACCAGAGAACAGGTTCTTTTCCGGCTCTTAATCTTTCCCCCACTTTTCTGCAATGGAAGACCAACAAGAAAACCCTTCTCCTTTTCTCAATTTCAGTGACCCAAACAACCCATACCAAGTTGACAATGGAGATAATACCACTATCACACTCGTCATTGATCTTCTTACATCAGCAAATTATGTGATTTGGTCCCGAGCTATGCGATGGGCTCTTAGAGCAAGAAATAAACTGGGGTTCATCACTGGGTCCCTTATCAGACCTGCTTCATCTAAGGATCCTCTGTTTAATGCATGGGATCGATGCAATGATATGGTTGTTACTTGGATTCAGAACTCCATCAGTGCTACGGTGAAATCAAGTGTGGCTTTTGTGGACAATGCTCGAGATATTTGGGATGAACTTAGGGATCACTTCACTCAGCAAAATGGTCATATAATATTTCAACTGAAGAGGAGCTTTGCAAGCCTTCAACAAGAGCAAGATCCTGTGAGCATATACTATGGTAAGCTCAAAACCATGTGAGATGAACTCGATGTGTATGACCCAATGCCTGCATGCACGTGTGGACAACTGACTATTCTGAATGATAGATATCAAAGGGATAGTGTAATTCAATTTCTCATGGAATTAAATAACAAATACTCCAATGTTAGGGACCAAATCATATTGTTAGACCCTATTCCTACTATTACTAAGGTTTTCTCGCTTATACAGtaacatcaaattatatatgcCTTCCTAAAGTCCATGGCCTAATCACCAACACATCTTatacttcatttaaaaacaatGCTAAATTACCTGCTaccacaaagaaagaaagaccaTATTGCACTCACTGTCACATACAAGGTCATACCTTTGAGACTTGTTTTAAAATAGGAAATGCGCAAGTCCCTAGCTATACTCATTGCAAACAAACTGGTCATATAGCTTAGAGATGTTATAAGCTGCATGGTTACTCTCCTGGCCATAAGTTTCGTAAGGGTAATGTTTTTGGGTCCTCTGTCAATCAGGTCAGCTTATCTTTGGACTCTAACCAAGAAGAAACTAATGAAAACCGAATAATTTTTACCAAAGCACAATATGAGCAGGTTATGACTTTGCTTCAAGCCAAGGATAATTCGACTACTTATACTTCTGTGAACCATGCTCAGGTTGTCTATCAACCTGTCACGACTGAGCCAAAACCTTCCAAAATTTATGGTATTCATCTTGCTCTCTCTTCTTTTACACATGAGTTTATTCATCATGATGTTATACCTTGGATTATAGACTTGGGTGCAACATATCACATGATCTATAGTGCCACATTCTTTTCTTCTGTTACTTCTAAAGTTTCATACTCAATCAATCTTCCAAATGGAACTTCCATGCCTGTTAGTCATCTAGGAAATGTTCAAGTCACTAATAACATCCTGTTGAAGGATGTTTTATGTGTCCcctcattttgttttaatttaatttcatttaagaAGCTAACAGAAGCAGTTACctgttatttgttttttctgtcTAATCAATGTTTCAATCAGGACCTTTCCACCTGGACCACGATTGGGATATTATATGACCATTTTGCTGAGTGAAGTGATCCAAATGGTCTATTGTGAGTGAGCCAACCTCCTATTCCCAAGCAATCAAGGATTCAAATTGTGCACAACCATGGATGCTGAGTTAGATGCTTTGGAGCAAAATAACACTTGGGGTTCTTTCAGACCTTCCTCCTGGTAAACAGCCTATTAATGTCAACAATGCCTTCCACCATGGGGATTTAGAGAAAGAGATTTTCATGAACAAACTACCAGCAAAGGTACACTAAGGGAGGTCCTAACCAGGTTTGCAAACttcataaatgtatttatggCATAAAACAAGCTTCAAGGCAATGGTA containing:
- the LOC109011221 gene encoding serine-threonine kinase receptor-associated protein-like, which codes for MMDKKRVAVPLVCHGHSRPVVDLFYSPVTPDGFFLVSASKDSNPMLRNGETGDWIGTFEGHKGAVWSCCLDTNALRAATGSADFTAKVWDALTGDELHSFEHKHIVRACTFSEDTHLLLTGGVEKSLRIYDLNRPDAAPREVDKSPGSVRTVAWLHSDQTILSSCTDMGGVRLWDVRSGNIVQTLETKSSVTSAEVSQDGRYITTADGSTVKFWDANYFGLVKSYNMPCTVESASLEPKYGNKFIAGGEDMWIHVFDFHTGEEIACNKGHHGPVHCVRFSPGGESYASGSEDGTIRIWQTGPLTHDDTEAFTANGSSGKVKVTAEEVSSKIEGFQIADEGKSREKEEAGNE